Below is a genomic region from Paenibacillus rhizovicinus.
TAGACAAGCGCAACCCGATGCGGGTCGCGGCTGTTCCAGCTATCTTCCGCTAGCCGGACTTTGTTCGTCGCGGACTCGCGAGTGAAAGGGGGAACGATGATACTCATGAAAGTTTCCTCGCTTTCTATACTGTTTTGTACAGTATAGACCGATCGGTTTAGAAGCGCAAGCGCAAAGGTAAATTAGTTTTGTGGTCTTCCGTTCATGATGCTAAAGTTAAGCCAGGGAGGCGATCCGAAGCGATGCAAGAGGAAGCGAAAATCTACAACACCGCGGTAGAAGCGACGCTTGAAGTCATCGGAGGCAAGTGGAAGCCGGTCATTCTGTTCCATCTTACGTTCGGCAAGAAGCGCAATGGCGAGCTCATGCAGCTCATACCTGCCATGTCGCAGAAGGTGTTGACTCAGCAGCTGGTCGAGCTAGTGAGGGATGGCATCGTGAACCGGATTTCTTATGACCAGGTGCCTCCGAAAGTGGAATATGAGCTGACGGACTATGGCTGGAGTTTGAAAGACATCCTTCATTTCATGTGCCGTTGGGGC
It encodes:
- a CDS encoding winged helix-turn-helix transcriptional regulator, whose amino-acid sequence is MQEEAKIYNTAVEATLEVIGGKWKPVILFHLTFGKKRNGELMQLIPAMSQKVLTQQLVELVRDGIVNRISYDQVPPKVEYELTDYGWSLKDILHFMCRWGDAHIDRVYGGRGKVLFQPPPAT